The genomic DNA CCATAACAAGATTCTAAGAACTTCTAATGGAGAAGGAAGTGCAAACATGATAATGATGGATTGGTTTGTTGGTGAAACAAAAGGGTTGCAAATGTTTATCAATTCTTCATGCCAAGGGCTTCGGAGGTAGCTTGGTACTCGATGGTATGGAGACCGGAGATTTTGCCAAAACATCGATTCATTTTATGGATGTTAACAAATGGAAATCTAAGAACCAAGGATAGAATGGAGTATGAACCAAGTAAGGAGTGTGTCATGTGCCGATAACAAGAGGAATCAAATCATCATGTTTTCTATGAATGCCTGGTGACTTGTGAACTTTTGTGCAAGATGAAGCGATGGTTGGAAATCAAGCACAACTTCAAATCCTTTGAGGAGTTGCATCAGATTTTTGGAAGGTATTATAAGGGTGGTGACCAGAAGATGAAGGCCCGACATCTAGGCATCTTCAGCTCAATATACTATGTGTAGGAAGCTAGGAATAGGTGTCGGTACCAAGACATTACGCCGGATGTGAATTTGTTATTTTGGAAGGTCCAAATACATGTCTATAAATTTGTGGACATGAAACCTCCATAGTCTTTAGCACTTGCAAATTGAAGGACCGACCAGGACATGAATAACCGATCGAGCGTGTATGGCTAACCGAGATATGATTGTGTATGTGCAGTGTAACAAGTCAGGCAACTAATACCCGGGCGGGACATAAAAGACAAACCTTGACATGTAGCCGATCATGACATGTAGCCGACCGGGACAAGCATGGCTGACCAGGGCATAAATGGCAGATTAGGGAATAAATGGTTGATTAGGATATCCGGACTACTAATATTCGGCCAAGAGATAAAGCTGATGGAGCAGGTCGGACGATGGAGTATGGACGGAGGAGGTTGATCGGCTAGATGGTCTGTATGACTAGATGGGAAGACTGACCAGTCCAAATGACAGGCCATTATGATAAATGGCAATAAAACTGACCGGGAAGAGATGATGGATCGGTGCCTGACTGAACTATCGAGTTGAACGATAGGCCGAGAAGTTAGGCTAATGTGTTGGGCGGGCAGTGAAGCAGACTgggaatgatgatgttttggaaacaTGATGCACGTCCATGCTCGTTCACGACGGGCAAATAGTGGGCATGTGATGCATGATGGTGTGGCAGTTTGCATGCTTTTGTAAGAATACTTAACTGTGATCAAGGAGTTTACCTCAACTGTAGAGGATAAACTCCTAGCTACCTTGTGTGGTTTAACTTTCGATTTGGGAGACTTTATCTCCCAAATCAGATTCTATACATATGTACCTATTTTcgtgaatagtgaataatgcATACCTCTGCCGATGCatagacccccctttatatagtaccCCAGCGGACGatgtgcacgctcctcgaggcaTATGCATATTTTCCAATTTGTCTTATGAAAGGATCTGTCAAGAAAATGTCTCTGACACTATATCTTAACAGAGTATGCATTTCCCTGACAAGATAATAGAAATTTTCGTCGTACGATCTGTCTGTTGATCATGCTTTATGTCagcggcactatctcccaaaaagATATTAAGAGATACATCAATGATCTCTCTGCtcggccgagcgggatagtcgctcggctAGGAACTCCCCCGCATGGACGGACTTGGCTGCTCTTCCCTGCGGTGACTCAACTTGGTAGCTTGTTTCCGTCCAGCCGGATTAACGCTCTGGTCGTCCCAACATTCCTCTGCTCCATGATGAGCGCCTAATGATCTTGGTTATACGGGTGTTCTGTTTGGACCAACCCTTTGCCGGTCGGGCAGTTCATGCCCAATCGGCCAGTACTGCAGGAGAAATCCGCTCGGCTCCCCCTTTGATGAGCCCGTTGATTTTCTAACATTGAcgtccttgactttgaccttcacatCGAGTGTTATCTATGTCTTTTGACCGCACTTAATGGGTCACCTTTTATCACTGCATCACACTCCATAGAGAAACTCAGTCGGCCTTCATACAATGTATGTCACATTGTAACTTCAGTTTAACATTCTTTTCAAATCTTTGTTAGATGTCATTGTGCCTCCATCTCCCTCTCCCTTTTCACGGAAGGGAGCTTCAAATACTAGTTAACTGCtcagaaagaaaaaatatatatatatcaaataaaCAGCTGCTCAGCAACCTTCACTGTCTATTTTATTCCATGGCTAGGAGAATGAGGTCTCCGTTAAGGAGGTGAGACTGTTGTTGTCTGTGAAGAGGAAGAGTTGGATGCACCATCATCATCATTTCCTCTTGATTGTGTCTTAttctgcttctgctgcttgaatcTCAAGTCTGATGCAAGTGCAGCCCCAGAGGTGCAAACAGCAGGAGGAGGTGCTGCTGTGGATTCCTGAGGTTGAACACACATGCCACTAATTAACACAAACTGTTGAACATGACGGATGTTTTCAGTTCTTTTATCTTCAGGGCTTCGCCTCCGGTTGTATAGTCGATATTTCTGCAATCAAAATCTCAAATCAAATACACAATTcaggaatttattttttttaactgtaGTTCATTCAATCATCCTAAAGCAGCCTGAATCAGATATCTTGCGTGAGTATGACTAAAGATACCTGTAAATGGCTCTTAACTTCATCGTTGGTGAGGCCATCCACCTTCATCAGCTCCTTGATCTGCTTTGGAGTCGCAACTGAAGCGTAATCGATCATGaaactcttctttttattttcaatGATAATTATGAATGCATGTGACAGATCAATATGAATCAAAGAATGGATTTTTATGAAGACTGCATATATACCGTGAGAGCCTCCGAGCTGCTCGAGGGCGCGGAGAAACCGGCGGTGGAGCTCCGGCGACCAACTCCTCCTTGTCTTCCTGTGACCCTGAAGCTGACCTTCCTTCTTGTCTTCACCGCCACAGGCGTCTCCCTTGCTAGCATTTGAGCCTGCCGGTGCCGCAATTTTATTTTCTGTTGCAAAAGGATGAAATGCGTCTCCTCCATTACCACTGACTGCTATCGGCTTcacaggaggaggaggaagaagctaatCAACAATTAATCACAGTTAACAATTACAACGATCACAAAATTAATCAAgaaacacacacatatatattctCACCGCCGCCTCCGTTTCCGCACTCTGATTCCATATCTGAACCGATTTAAGCCAATCCAGCTTCTCAGAAAATCtggtcgccgccgccgccggcgtGCTCATCTGAGAATCTCTTAATCTATCTTCCggcgaagacgacgacgacgagctcagcTTCAACGGAATGAACTCCTCCAGCACCGGCCTATCATCCATCTGCTGCCTCAATCTTTCGATGGCTGTAGACCAAATCAGTACTACAAATTAGTGGGGAAAGCCATACGACAGTACTGGATATTCGATCTGTCACGTAAAAAAAAATCACCTCGAGTGACGAGTTTCATGCAAAGAGGCAACTCTCTCTGGAACACCTGAATCTTCCTGCGTTCCTCCTCGAGCGCGCGAACGTAGTCCATGTCTTGGTTGACCATAGGGCGATCGCAAAGATTACGAGATAGATTAACGAAAGAATTACCCTGCTTTGCTTCGTTTTGCTCATCAAATCGACGACGAAGACGGTTTGAGAGatagagagaggaggaggaaggtaaAGAAATCCAGGACGAGGAGTCATTTACGAGATTTCACAACACGGGCGCGTCGCTTTGAGAGGGGCGGCTGGTGCGCCCCTTGAGGCGGCGGGCCGGCGGTGACGTCAGAGGGGATAAGATCGAATGTGGTGAATCCGCTGAGAATCTACCATGAAGACCAGAGCTCCGTTCGACACGCCTGCAACGACAACCTGCGAGTCTGGTGAAGGATTATACTGAACGGTAGGAATCGATAGATTTCGCCAAATCTTTCGTCACAGATTGGCCATCGGACACCACGAAGAGGCAGTAGACCAACAAGTTGACAATAAACAACGCGGTGGCGGCGCAGAGAATCTACCTGCTCTGCTGTCCCGAGGGATGCTTGGGACGTGCTCTTCCAGTGCGTGGAATGTTTGTTGTAGCTGCCAATGGATTATCAATGAATATTGTTTTAGCATAAGCAGAGATCATTGGAAGAGAAGATGGTAAATatgggagaaaaaaaaaaggagcttCGATTTTAAACAACCAGGCGtccaagattttgaaaattttggggAACAAGAAGAACGAAGCAAAATACAGAAAGTCGCAAGTTAAAGCATCATTTTACCCGCAAATAAagtagtaaaagaaaaaaaaacagagcGTAGTTTAACATAAATCATTCTGGTTCTAATGACTTCATATAAGTCGTTTAATGTTTGAAACTCAGACCATTTTTGTCCTTCATGCTTCAGTGTGTATTAGATCACATTATTATTTATGAGTAAAAGTTATTCGGCTGTGTAAAAACTAGCAATTAGTTTTTACAATTATAGAACTAATTAATTGTTAGCTTCTATACAGTGATGTTatatattttgattttaattcttTAAGTTATAACCTAATTTAAATAGCATTTTAACAAGTAAAATAAATAATGAGGACTCTATACATTTCAAATAGGCATTAATTATATTATCACGATAGAAACTAATTGTTAACTTTTATGATATGTAGAAGTTAGTTGACATTTTTTATAATGATGACtttatatcattttgattttatttttttgagtaataatttggttaaaattatattttaacaagtaaaacaaacatataaacttcataaaatttattacatttctaatgaatataatttaatccTGATCGAACCTATAAAAGCTAGCACATAGTTTTTACAACGTGTAGTAACTATCTCTTAGCTTTTACATGTTGTAAAAGTTAGTTGAAAGTTTCTACAAGTTTTAGAAGAtacttgatcctgtccggaatctgagtcaaatGGACtgtcgggtgaggtggatgaaatATTGACCGAATCGCGATATCCCGaaggggggtatgctgagatgacttctatgttgaccaagtcgtcagaagtcctctggtcaacgttaCCTGCAACCAGCGACCGGATTGCCCCAGTTTCTAGTACCCTAAGCCTCGAGACatatccaacgaatatataagttaCAGACTAATATGTATAATAACGAAATACGCATAGAACATGAATAAAGACCGTACCCTAGCccaggggcgccctcggatgggacgctacTCAAGTGGTCGTGACCCGGAAGAGCAGATGACTCCAGGTCAGATGAAGAGCTAGATCTGACGAAGCGGAGTTGGACGTGGCACTGAGCCAGAAGCGGCGGCACGAAACCGGATGCGACCTTGGCATGCAGGCAGAGCTATGACATCGGCACGCAGGTCGGGCTAtgacatcggcacgcaggccgggataagacatcggcacgcaggccgggctaTGACATCGACACACATGCAGGGATAAGACATCAGCGCACAGGTCGGGCTATGACATCAGCATGCAGGCCGGGCTAtgacatcggcacgcaggccgggatgaGACATTGGCACGCAGGCTGGGATATAACGGCGGGACAAAGGTCGAAACATGATATCGACACGCAGACTGAGATATGACACACAACCCAGAATCTAACACACAGGTCGGACGACACAAAGACCGAAACATAGCAAAGATGAAGCACAATCAAATCGGAGCCCACTGGCAGCAAGGGCTCGGACGCTCAATCAACCTCGAAGGCGCACAACATGGCGGACGACCTGGAGGTGGCCTGCGATGAGACGacaatgttggagcaatctcaatgatccgtgtgaccatgtgttttggcaaagggtttaagttaggtttacccttgttatttgatatgtgcatgtgagtgtgcaggtttacaggatacacatatgacttagcttgatggTTTCAGGtctagtgaaggatggagcatccgaggaaccgtggacaaggcagcaatgACAAGGGACGAGGGAAAcaacttcaaggcatacgcgaaggatgacattggggacgagtcgtggacttggatgcatccgagggacgagagctaaaggaagtaggcttgaaggcaagaggttaaagctacaaagaaaagtcaagtgagtcgtgagggtccgagtgctaagAGAAATGTACTTGTGATGGGAACCCTAGGTATAGGgttatatcagtcgactggtggtgaatACAGAAGCTCTATGTGCCCGAAAtggttgggatcagtcgactggtcctgggatcagtcgactggtattgggatcagtcgactggtcctgggaccaatcgactggtagatagccgttggcatgtcgttgggctggcaccagtcgattggtacaagaaccagtcgactggtaacgagcaaatcagcttgctgatttcttcCAAACTCTATAAAAAGGAACTTGGGAtggtcggccaaggtgacgaaattagacttggttaaagcctaattagtaatcactaagtgctcaagatttcccttgtgtccaagtgtctttggtgagtgttgtggtgaggtttctctacccacaaggaggtttgagctagccggagcttccggggactaatccaccgacggattgagggatcgtccaccttacagacagtcatggagtaggagcaagttatctccgaaccacgtaaacgaacgtgttagcagtTTACATGTCTTTCTTGTTTATATTTGTATTCGTATTagtatttgttattgtatttccgcttgcgcactaacgaatacgtaggaagcgaacgatttgggggcaccgtccattcaaccccccttctagccgaccaccaaTCCCCTACAGGAAAGAGAGGCGAGGTTGTAGCATCCTGGAGGAGTTCGCCAATGGGTGGCTATGGACGCCAGAAAAGAGGGAGATGGAGGCAGCGCTTGGCTGTCGGCAGCCCGAAAGGCGGCGGCCACTGGAAGCGGATGTGGGCGCTGGTGCGCTAAGAGAGAGGGAGACGACGACAGCTTGATGGAGACCAGCGGCACGGTAGAAGGGGACGACATTGCTTGGCGATGGTGGCAAAGGACTGGCCAGCGAAAGGCTACGCCCTGGATGCTAGAGAGGGCCAGCGGCGACCATAGGAGGGTGGCAGCACCATAGGCCACTAAAGGATGGTCGTCGGCCGGAGCAGGGAGGTCCGCGGTGACGCTCACGCAGGAGGGGAGATAGTTGTCGTCGGCAACAACGAAAGTAGATGGAGGCGGCGACATCGTGAGGAAGAAGGGGGCGGCATGTGAGGTAGCGGAGTTCCTCAGGCGGGAGAGAGAACGGAGGAGGAGGGTGGCGGCGTGCTTTCTAGTGGCGGTCCTCAGAGGCGCGGGGTCGGCTGCGAGGCTGGCGATTGCTGAGGCAGCCTGGACGCGAGAGAGATAGAGAGGAGATGACACTAGAAATGAACCCAGCGGTCGTCAGTGTCTGCGGGAGGGAGAAGCATCCTTGATGGCGACATTAAGTGGGCGGCATCGAGTCTTATCCGGTGGCGATATcgcgaggaggagagggagaggagtggcggcCGACGCCAGTGAGGAGTGTGAGGGAGAGAAGTTGATCGCCCCTGGCGGCGAAAAACCAGCACGAAGAAgaaggcccccccccccccccctctcttccTAAAACCACTTTTCAACAGTGCCCCCTTCCTTTTAAAATCCTACACagtgatttaattaaattatctctcctCTTTTCCTTAATTACTTCTATGTTTCTAAATCATATCCACATCAATactaattaatttttacaatagcATTGAATTTAAAGATATTTTTAGGATAAAATTACGAGAGGAGTGCTTTTGTTTTTTTGAAAAAAGGAcgctaatttttaattttatacatTATTTATTCTACCTTCGTCTTTTTGATGCTActaataaatattataattatttcaAATGCTTGAGAAACATCATTCatctgttttctttttcttttcaaaGACAGAAACAACATGAAAGgaaactaagggggcgtttgtTACAtgcatttttcattttcattttttgaaaaatgtgCATTTTCTGAAATAATACTAACAAAAAATACtaacaaaaaatttatttatatttgttcatCTTTATTGTACTTATAGTATCAGTTTTAACCGTCAGAGCTCGGTTTGTATTTTACAGCGAATGCTTGTGATCCACAGTTGTGCATACTGCTAAACGAAAGTCGTTCGCCGTGAAACTAGACAAGCACAAAATCTGCAAAAAAGCAAAATGGGACTCAAATTAGGACGGTAAACAAGTCGAACCGAGCCGAATCGAGATTTAggatgttcaaacttatttaataaGGTAACTGAGTCAAGCCAAGTCAAGCTTGAAATGAACtaaacttttgaaatgattgtttaaacttgatttattttttatgaacttgagctTATTTAAACTTGATTTGAATtttgttcgtttagatgttatcgagctcttaattcaagtttggcttgagctcgatttgaacttggcttgagcttggttcgaactTGACTTaagcttagttcgtttagatattatcgaactcttaattcaaatttgtttgattgtttaaaacttttaattgtttgattggttatggagtttgataattcaaatttatttgtttattttatttttatttagtatattgaaaagagttttattaatattaatatggttcatgaatattatttatgAACGTTAACAACTGAATACGTATGTGTTCAAgctgtttgtttagtttaacgagttattcaaacttttttttttaattaatcttgtgtattttaaacgaatataaataaatttttactgaGCCAAACACTAAGTTTGATCATGAATACTTGGTTCATTTACCGTCTTAACTCAAATTATGTAAACaacatttctttttaaaaaaaaatatatatatatatatatatatatatatatatatatatatatatatataattaaaaggaagCCATATTTTACCtcaagaatatttttattttcactgtTATGGTAGCAGTTATAACTAACtactataataatatataaaagttACTCAATCATTGTTATAATATGTAATAAGTAATATAATATTATTGTAGTAGTTATTTAGTATTTCTACGTATTATATACAAGGTACTTAGTAGCTATTATAATTATGTTTAAGTGATTTTAGCCCATTTAAAATgatttgattaattcaaataattttgattaaatggttaaaaagtatttttgatgtaatattatttaaaatttatgatttaagatttaaaatttaaatttaattataatattttaaaaataattttgattaatttaaaactattttgatgatgttaaataattttaattaagttcttaaagaatattttgatataataatgatttatatagtaattttgattaaagtGAAATAATTGATTTTTATATTATAACAATCGTACAGACTATAAATCTTACAAGTTTGAATTCTAAATTctgaattttatttattaaaatactcTTTATCAATCTGGTTAAAGTTATTTAAactctattaaaattattttaaattaataaaaataattttaaaactttaaagcaATTATAGCAACTAATTACAAAATAATTTATACTTGTAATTATACAAGTTACCGGGTAAATTGATAATTATTACACTTGAATGAGAAGTATTCTAGTCATGAAACATCCCATCTTTTTAAATTTCTTTCCACAAAATCTTCGTATTCAACTATGAAAGATGAATCCGCCGCTGTCATTCGCCGATCAAATGATAGACCGGAGAGGGGTACAGAGCTTCTTCCAGAATCACCCTACAGCGGTCCAGTCTGGGGCCTCGAGCCATTGCTGTTCTTTCTTTTTGCAGAGTGATCGTCTTCTCGTAAATTCAAAATCTGAACTAGATCACAGAATTTGAGCAGAGACTTCGTGTGCATCGAAATCTCTGAAAGTTTATTGAAAGATAAACGAGTGGCGAAACAACATGAGTTTGTGATCTAAGAGCAAAGACACTTATTCCTATAAGAACAGGCGGAGTAACTAAGAACACTGAACACTGAATGGAACATGTAATCGCATAACTGGAAGTGGTTAGATTCATGATGCTCTGTTTGCCTTGCCGTCGGTAGGCGCCATTGCAGCACCTGAAACGGCCACAACAGAGCTCGCCGGCTGACCCTGAGGAGCTAACGCCGGGGAAGAGGTTGCCTGAGAGTAGTATAGCTGCTGGTGGGAATGATCGACGCCGCCCCCGAATTCATAGCCGTAGTTAAGCATCGTCGCGGGTGGCTGAGAAAGATTATGGGGCTGAAGCACGTGGTACCCGGCGCCGGCGAACGAGTGGGTGGGCACTGCAGGTTTCGCCTGGGTTTGCGTCGAATTTGGATCCGCCAAATTGTACGTCGCGGCCGGCTGAACGGAGTAGAAGTACATGGGAATTTGGGGGTCGTATGGGTGGGGGGTTTGCGGCGATTGCTGTATTGCGTGGGAGGCTGCGATCGGGTAGTAGGATGAAGCGGGGATGACGTTGCCGGCGGCGGGATGGGGCATGTAGTGGGGATTCACCGAAACGTACTGTGGCTGCTGTTGATGGAACTGCGGATGGAGCTGTGGCTGCTGGAATTGCTGCGGTTGCACTTGGGGAAATTGGTAACCGGCGATGCTAGTCGCCGGAAACGGAACGTGGTAGCTGGGATCCGAGGAAACAGGCAGGTCGCGTTTTTGATCAATCGTGGCATCCGAAAACAGCAGCATCCTGGAGACAGAGATCGAGTAGCTTTTTACTCTAAGAACGAACCAAAATTGCAACTTTTGTTCTTATCAGTAACCAAAAGGGGAAAACGATACCTCGATCCGGGAACAGGGATGGGTGCTTCGTTCAGATTTGGCTTCAGGGATTGCTGAGAGAGATTGGGGACGACACCCAGATCATACTTTTCGTCATCGTAGGAGAAATTTCGGATAGGGTTTTCGATAGGGGAGACGGTCGTGGTGGCGACGGAAGATGCGGGGAGGGGAACAGTTGGAGGGGGGCGGAGATAGTGAGGGAACGCTGGCTCCTTACAATCGTCGTGGCCACCGGTGGATGAGGCCGGTGCGGCGGAATGAATCGTGTGGGAAAAATTGTCCTCGAAGCCGGTGCGGATGGGCGGAAGATTggagggagaaggagaggaagatgcAGATCCGAAGGAGGAATTCGTATCGAGCATGGCCGTGTCCGGGATGGAGTGAACGTCCTGGGTTTGGCGGGCAAGCTTGCCGGAAGATTTCGGGCGGCGCTGGATGACGAGCGGCTCGGGCCGATCTAATTGGCCCCCTCCCGCACTGCCGGATATTAGGGCACCGCTGTGAGAGTGAACGGAGGAGAGGTCCTCGAGGCCAAGGAGGCAATTGACGGAGGCAGAGTCGGAGGACAGGCGGCGAGGGACTCCGTCGATCCCCATCCCGCCCATGGCGCTATTAAGGGCGTCGACGAACCAAAGATCCGATTTGGAATCGTCGAGGAGAGACCCAATCGAAGACGCGGGCGACATCTCCGCCTTGGATGGAAAGAGGAACAACCGGAGGCGGGAGGAGCCGGTGGCCCCGCCCCCAACGCCAGCGGAGGAAGCGGCCACGATTCGCTCGTACTCCTCCGCCATGTTGTCGAGGTCCTCGTCCGTAGC from Zingiber officinale cultivar Zhangliang chromosome 4A, Zo_v1.1, whole genome shotgun sequence includes the following:
- the LOC121973469 gene encoding transcription factor NIGT1-like isoform X2, whose product is MVNQDMDYVRALEEERRKIQVFQRELPLCMKLVTRAIERLRQQMDDRPVLEEFIPLKLSSSSSSSPEDRLRDSQMSTPAAAATRFSEKLDWLKSVQIWNQSAETEAAPIAVSGNGGDAFHPFATENKIAAPAGSNASKGDACGGEDKKEGQLQGHRKTRRSWSPELHRRFLRALEQLGGSHVATPKQIKELMKVDGLTNDEVKSHLQKYRLYNRRRSPEDKRTENIRHVQQFVLISGMCVQPQESTAAPPPAVCTSGAALASDLRFKQQKQNKTQSRGNDDDGASNSSSSQTTTVSPP
- the LOC121973469 gene encoding transcription factor NIGT1-like isoform X1, which gives rise to MVNQDMDYVRALEEERRKIQVFQRELPLCMKLVTRAIERLRQQMDDRPVLEEFIPLKLSSSSSSSPEDRLRDSQMSTPAAAATRFSEKLDWLKSVQIWNQSAETEAALLPPPPVKPIAVSGNGGDAFHPFATENKIAAPAGSNASKGDACGGEDKKEGQLQGHRKTRRSWSPELHRRFLRALEQLGGSHVATPKQIKELMKVDGLTNDEVKSHLQKYRLYNRRRSPEDKRTENIRHVQQFVLISGMCVQPQESTAAPPPAVCTSGAALASDLRFKQQKQNKTQSRGNDDDGASNSSSSQTTTVSPP
- the LOC121970282 gene encoding uncharacterized protein LOC121970282, whose amino-acid sequence is METAAAGSATTGLCHSDYVESSPRSLSGGCWEEPALHPASSAGARLRLMCSYGGRIVPRPSDKSLCYVGGETRMVVVDRHSTLADVSGKLSRNLLGGRSFSLKYQLPNEDLDSLISVATDEDLDNMAEEYERIVAASSAGVGGGATGSSRLRLFLFPSKAEMSPASSIGSLLDDSKSDLWFVDALNSAMGGMGIDGVPRRLSSDSASVNCLLGLEDLSSVHSHSGALISGSAGGGQLDRPEPLVIQRRPKSSGKLARQTQDVHSIPDTAMLDTNSSFGSASSSPSPSNLPPIRTGFEDNFSHTIHSAAPASSTGGHDDCKEPAFPHYLRPPPTVPLPASSVATTTVSPIENPIRNFSYDDEKYDLGVVPNLSQQSLKPNLNEAPIPVPGSRMLLFSDATIDQKRDLPVSSDPSYHVPFPATSIAGYQFPQVQPQQFQQPQLHPQFHQQQPQYVSVNPHYMPHPAAGNVIPASSYYPIAASHAIQQSPQTPHPYDPQIPMYFYSVQPAATYNLADPNSTQTQAKPAVPTHSFAGAGYHVLQPHNLSQPPATMLNYGYEFGGGVDHSHQQLYYSQATSSPALAPQGQPASSVVAVSGAAMAPTDGKANRAS